Proteins found in one Micromonospora sp. WMMD1082 genomic segment:
- a CDS encoding histone H1-like repetitive region-containing protein: MQDAWRAYLELAMGLTEAPRKKAQDAVRRAMGSTGATAAQLQTLAEELRSTGAANREALTKLVRFEVERALGAVGLATAEEVADLEQRVRELERQLRAAPGGEAAGTPGAGTAADVLSVGAPPTAAAAPPMEAAPPTKAVAKKAVAKKAVATKTVAKKAVAKKAVAKKTVAKKAVAKKAPGTVARTPDGDPAPRPAQGTPEHGGRPDGAA; this comes from the coding sequence ATGCAGGACGCGTGGCGCGCCTACCTCGAACTGGCCATGGGCCTGACGGAGGCGCCCCGGAAGAAGGCGCAGGATGCGGTGCGCCGGGCGATGGGCTCCACCGGAGCGACCGCCGCACAGCTCCAGACGCTCGCCGAGGAACTGCGGTCGACCGGCGCGGCCAACCGCGAGGCGCTGACCAAGCTCGTGCGGTTCGAGGTCGAGCGGGCGCTCGGCGCGGTGGGCCTGGCCACCGCCGAGGAGGTCGCCGATCTCGAGCAGCGGGTACGCGAGCTGGAGCGCCAGCTTCGCGCGGCTCCCGGCGGCGAGGCAGCGGGTACGCCCGGGGCCGGTACGGCCGCCGACGTGCTCTCCGTCGGTGCCCCGCCGACTGCGGCCGCCGCTCCTCCGATGGAGGCCGCTCCTCCGACGAAGGCGGTCGCCAAGAAGGCCGTGGCGAAGAAGGCGGTCGCCACGAAGACGGTCGCGAAGAAAGCCGTGGCGAAGAAAGCCGTGGCCAAGAAGACGGTCGCGAAGAAGGCCGTGGCCAAGAAGGCGCCCGGGACGGTCGCGCGTACCCCTGATGGTGACCCGGCTCCCCGACCGGCGCAGGGCACACCGGAGCACGGCGGGCGACCGGACGGTGCCGCGTGA
- a CDS encoding TlyA family RNA methyltransferase — MARRNRLDAELVRRGLARSREQAAALVEAGRVQLRGVPARKAAAMVDPADPLLVSGADPASEYVSRGGHKLAGALAAFAPAGLVVTGRRCLDAGASTGGFTDVLLRAGAAEVVAVDVGYGQLAWPLRNDARVRVFERTNVRTLTPEAIGGPVEVTVADLSFISLRLVLPALAACTRADGDLALMVKPQFEVGRERVGAGGVVRDPQLRAEAVLDVAAAAATLRLGLVDLAASPLPGPSGNVEFFVWLRRDAPPADPQRVRAVVTAGPQGAATFVGGPDEATEEEP; from the coding sequence ATGGCACGTCGTAACCGGTTGGACGCCGAACTCGTCCGCCGCGGCCTGGCGCGTTCCCGCGAGCAGGCGGCCGCGCTGGTGGAGGCGGGCCGGGTCCAACTGCGCGGGGTGCCGGCCCGCAAGGCCGCCGCGATGGTCGATCCCGCCGACCCGCTGCTGGTCAGCGGCGCCGACCCCGCCTCGGAGTACGTCTCCCGGGGCGGGCACAAGCTGGCCGGCGCGCTCGCCGCGTTCGCGCCCGCCGGGCTGGTCGTGACCGGCCGGCGCTGCCTCGACGCCGGCGCGTCCACCGGCGGCTTCACCGACGTGCTGCTGCGCGCGGGCGCGGCCGAGGTGGTCGCGGTCGATGTCGGCTACGGTCAGCTGGCCTGGCCGCTGCGTAACGACGCCCGGGTGCGGGTCTTCGAGCGGACCAACGTCCGGACGCTGACCCCCGAGGCGATCGGCGGCCCGGTCGAGGTGACCGTCGCCGATCTCTCGTTCATCTCGTTGCGGCTGGTGCTGCCGGCCCTGGCCGCCTGTACCCGGGCCGACGGCGACCTCGCGTTGATGGTCAAGCCGCAGTTCGAGGTGGGCCGGGAACGGGTCGGTGCCGGCGGGGTGGTGCGCGATCCGCAGCTGCGGGCCGAGGCGGTGCTCGATGTCGCGGCGGCGGCCGCGACGCTGCGACTGGGGCTGGTGGATCTGGCCGCCAGCCCGCTGCCCGGGCCGAGCGGCAACGTGGAGTTCTTCGTATGGTTACGCCGGGACGCACCACCGGCCGACCCGCAACGGGTGCGGGCGGTGGTGACCGCCGGGCCGCAGGGCGCGGCGACGTTCGTCGGTGGGCCGGACGAGGCGACGGAGGAGGAGC
- a CDS encoding SCP2 sterol-binding domain-containing protein, with amino-acid sequence MATVDECRQALHDLAARLERNAETVRDRVDLDRTLACRVTDLETAFHGRLTGGRLVELADGDDPKAKIAMSTTSDDLVALVRGDLDITRAVANRRVSIKANPFDLMKLRKLL; translated from the coding sequence GTGGCCACCGTGGACGAGTGTCGGCAGGCGTTGCACGATCTGGCCGCCCGGCTCGAACGCAACGCGGAGACCGTCCGCGATCGCGTGGACCTGGATCGCACCCTGGCGTGCCGGGTCACCGATCTGGAAACCGCCTTCCATGGTCGGCTCACCGGCGGCAGGCTGGTGGAACTGGCCGACGGCGACGACCCGAAGGCGAAGATCGCCATGAGCACCACCAGCGACGACCTGGTCGCCCTGGTACGCGGTGACCTCGACATCACCCGCGCGGTCGCCAACCGCCGCGTGTCGATCAAGGCAAACCCGTTCGACCTGATGAAGCTGCGCAAGCTGCTCTGA
- a CDS encoding HAD-IIA family hydrolase: protein MTGERLADGYALVVFDLDGVIYLIDQPIPGAVETVARLHSAGRAVAYATNNASRRAADVADLLTGMGVRARPEEVLTSAAAAAQLLGERLPAGAPVLVVGAEALRSEISEAGLKPVSTADDSPVAVIQGYGPQVGWADLAEAAVAVRAGATWVATNTDRTLPSGRGPLPGNGALVAALATALGRDPDEIVGKPAPELFATAARRADGGRTLVVGDRLDTDIEGANRAGLDSLLVLTGVSDAAELLAAPPQRRPTYVSWDLTGLFDPTEVVRVPAPQADEGGWHVAVGADGWELAGSGRPLDALAALCAVAWWRHPAGPLRSASPEAAKALEALGLAS, encoded by the coding sequence ATGACCGGGGAACGGCTGGCCGACGGTTACGCCCTGGTCGTCTTCGACCTGGACGGGGTGATCTACCTGATCGACCAGCCGATCCCCGGCGCGGTCGAGACGGTCGCCCGGCTGCACAGTGCCGGCCGGGCCGTGGCGTACGCGACGAACAACGCCTCGCGCCGCGCCGCCGATGTCGCCGACCTGCTCACCGGGATGGGGGTGCGGGCGCGGCCGGAGGAGGTCCTCACCAGCGCGGCCGCCGCCGCCCAGCTGCTGGGTGAGCGGCTGCCCGCCGGCGCACCGGTGCTCGTGGTGGGCGCCGAGGCGCTCCGGTCCGAGATCAGCGAGGCGGGGCTGAAGCCGGTCTCCACCGCAGACGACTCTCCGGTCGCGGTGATCCAGGGGTACGGCCCGCAGGTGGGCTGGGCCGACCTGGCCGAGGCCGCGGTGGCCGTACGCGCTGGTGCGACCTGGGTCGCCACCAACACCGACCGGACCCTGCCCAGCGGACGCGGACCGCTGCCGGGAAACGGTGCACTGGTCGCCGCGCTGGCCACCGCGCTCGGCCGGGATCCGGACGAGATCGTCGGCAAGCCGGCGCCGGAACTGTTTGCCACCGCCGCCCGGCGGGCGGACGGCGGGCGGACGCTGGTCGTCGGTGACCGGCTGGACACCGACATCGAGGGCGCCAACCGCGCCGGCCTGGACAGCCTGCTGGTCCTCACCGGTGTCAGCGACGCCGCCGAGTTGCTCGCCGCCCCGCCGCAGCGCCGGCCGACGTACGTCTCGTGGGATCTGACCGGGCTCTTCGACCCCACCGAGGTGGTGCGGGTGCCGGCGCCGCAGGCCGACGAGGGCGGCTGGCACGTGGCGGTCGGGGCCGACGGTTGGGAGCTGGCCGGCTCGGGGCGTCCGCTGGACGCGCTCGCCGCGCTCTGCGCGGTGGCGTGGTGGCGGCATCCGGCCGGTCCGCTCCGGTCGGCGTCCCCGGAGGCGGCGAAGGCGCTGGAGGCGCTCGGCCTGGCGTCCTGA
- a CDS encoding Replicase polyprotein 1ab, producing MAKPVADTVARHLVATGQLIDEDPAEALAHALAARRLASRIAAVREAVGLASYHAGQWQSAIAELRTYHRMTGAQSHLAVIADSERALGRPERAIDLFRGADQEKLDPAVAIELLIVAAGARGDLGQRDAAVAMLQVRELTTDAVQPWTARLRYAYADALLAVGRRTEAREWFSRAAEVDTEAETDAAERLLDLDGVVIEGDDEDEVAEELAAGPGAPGAVPARPDADLSADAVGEPNGEDPAEAGPAAVDPAGDEPTVDDDPAGDELTVDYDPTGEELVGDELTVGNAAIDDDLAGDDRADNDPAGDELVGDELAAGSATGGELAADGEAIDGRAAEGEPVEEARSEVAAKAVSEVDSSEDGDRREDDGPEEPEAQRQ from the coding sequence CTGGCGAAGCCGGTCGCGGACACCGTTGCCCGGCACCTCGTGGCGACCGGGCAGCTGATTGACGAGGACCCGGCGGAGGCGCTCGCCCACGCGTTGGCCGCGCGCCGGCTCGCGTCGCGGATCGCCGCGGTCCGGGAAGCGGTCGGGCTCGCCTCCTACCACGCGGGGCAGTGGCAGTCGGCGATCGCCGAACTGCGGACGTACCACCGGATGACCGGTGCGCAGAGTCACCTCGCGGTGATCGCGGACAGCGAGCGGGCACTGGGTCGGCCCGAGCGTGCCATCGACCTGTTCCGCGGCGCGGACCAGGAGAAGCTGGACCCGGCCGTCGCGATCGAACTCCTGATCGTGGCCGCCGGCGCCCGGGGCGACCTCGGCCAGCGGGACGCGGCGGTGGCGATGCTCCAGGTCCGCGAGTTGACCACCGACGCCGTCCAGCCATGGACGGCCCGGCTGCGGTACGCCTACGCCGATGCGCTGCTGGCCGTGGGACGGCGGACCGAGGCGCGGGAGTGGTTCTCCCGCGCGGCGGAGGTGGACACCGAGGCGGAGACGGACGCGGCCGAGCGGCTGCTTGACCTCGACGGCGTGGTCATCGAGGGCGACGACGAGGACGAGGTGGCCGAGGAGTTGGCCGCCGGCCCTGGCGCCCCCGGAGCCGTGCCGGCCAGGCCGGACGCCGACCTGTCGGCGGACGCGGTTGGCGAGCCGAACGGGGAAGATCCGGCCGAGGCCGGTCCCGCAGCCGTCGACCCGGCTGGCGACGAGCCGACCGTCGACGACGACCCAGCGGGCGACGAGCTGACGGTTGACTACGACCCGACCGGCGAGGAACTGGTGGGCGACGAGCTGACGGTCGGCAATGCCGCAATCGACGACGACCTGGCCGGCGACGATCGGGCCGACAACGACCCGGCCGGCGACGAGCTGGTAGGTGACGAACTGGCGGCCGGTAGCGCGACCGGCGGCGAGCTGGCGGCCGACGGCGAAGCGATCGACGGTCGAGCAGCCGAGGGCGAACCGGTCGAGGAGGCGAGGTCGGAGGTCGCGGCCAAGGCTGTCTCGGAGGTCGACTCGTCGGAGGACGGGGACCGCCGCGAGGACGACGGTCCCGAGGAGCCGGAGGCACAGCGGCAATGA